A single window of Sulfitobacter sp. JL08 DNA harbors:
- a CDS encoding threonine aldolase family protein — MFFASDNAGRVHPQVMDALATANEGFAKPYGADPIMQDVRTRLREIFEAPEAAIYLVATGTAANSIALATIGQPWQTVFCSPVAHIQEDECNAPEFYSGGAKLTLVGDRDKMSAQALNAAIGREETRGVHGAQRGPVSITQVTERGSVYTLDEIRALCDVAKSFDVPVHLDGARFANAQVALGCSAADMTWKAGVDVVSFGGTKNGLMGVEAVILFDPSKAWEFELRRKRGAHLFSKHRYLSAQMAAYLRDDLWLDSARAANANCARLANGLANAGAQLLYEPQANMIFADFPRAAHQRLHDAGAIYYVWEGQLDGNDPEELLTARLVCDWSITHDQIDRFVDILKG, encoded by the coding sequence ATGTTTTTTGCATCTGACAACGCGGGGCGCGTGCATCCACAGGTTATGGACGCACTGGCCACAGCCAATGAAGGCTTTGCAAAGCCGTATGGTGCCGATCCCATCATGCAGGACGTGCGCACCCGCCTGCGCGAAATCTTCGAAGCGCCAGAGGCCGCGATCTATCTGGTGGCCACCGGAACGGCCGCCAATTCCATCGCGCTGGCCACGATTGGCCAACCCTGGCAAACCGTGTTCTGTTCGCCCGTGGCCCATATTCAGGAAGACGAGTGCAACGCGCCGGAGTTCTATTCCGGCGGGGCCAAGCTGACCCTTGTCGGCGATCGCGACAAGATGAGCGCACAGGCCCTGAACGCGGCCATCGGGCGCGAAGAAACACGTGGCGTGCACGGCGCACAACGCGGGCCGGTTTCGATCACACAAGTGACCGAACGTGGATCGGTATACACTCTGGATGAGATCAGAGCGCTGTGCGATGTGGCAAAATCGTTTGATGTGCCGGTACATCTGGACGGCGCGCGTTTCGCCAACGCACAGGTTGCGCTGGGGTGCAGCGCCGCCGACATGACGTGGAAGGCCGGTGTGGACGTGGTCAGCTTTGGCGGCACCAAGAACGGCCTTATGGGGGTCGAGGCGGTGATCCTGTTCGATCCTTCCAAGGCGTGGGAATTCGAATTGCGGCGCAAGCGCGGCGCGCATCTGTTTTCCAAACATCGCTACCTGTCGGCGCAGATGGCAGCCTATTTGCGCGATGATCTGTGGCTGGACAGTGCGCGCGCGGCCAATGCCAATTGCGCGCGTTTGGCCAACGGGTTAGCCAATGCGGGTGCGCAACTGCTGTATGAACCGCAGGCCAATATGATTTTTGCCGATTTTCCACGTGCAGCGCACCAGCGTCTGCACGATGCCGGGGCCATCTATTATGTCTGGGAAGGCCAGCTTGACGGAAATGATCCCGAAGAGTTGCTGACCGCGCGACTGGTCTGCGACTGGTCGATCACACATGACCAGATCGACCGGTTCGTGGACATATTGAAGGGTTAG
- a CDS encoding bifunctional riboflavin kinase/FAD synthetase, whose protein sequence is MRIVRDYQFVEPQDRGACAAIGNFDGVHLGHQAVIDLARKTVPDAPLGIVTFEPHPRAFFAPDAKPFRLMGSEARASRLEKLGVDLLYELNFNAGLAGLSPEEFARNVICDGLGLCHIIVGPDFCFGKGRAGNAQDLVRFGQDMGFGVTISPLIQQGVARVSSTAIRQALSDARPRDAAAMLGHWHRIEGPVISGEQRGRDLGYPTANMSIDGLHPPAYGVYAVLVDVLDGPHKGEYKGAASLGVRPMFGENRANLETFLFDFSGDLYGAHLSVALVEYLRGEQKFDSLDALTDQMKADCARARSILDAL, encoded by the coding sequence ATGAGAATTGTCCGGGATTATCAATTTGTCGAGCCGCAGGATCGCGGCGCCTGTGCCGCTATCGGCAATTTTGACGGTGTCCATCTGGGCCATCAGGCGGTTATCGATCTTGCCAGAAAAACTGTGCCTGATGCGCCACTGGGTATTGTGACGTTTGAACCGCATCCGCGTGCTTTCTTTGCCCCGGACGCTAAGCCGTTTCGATTGATGGGCAGCGAGGCGCGCGCAAGCCGGTTGGAAAAACTGGGCGTCGATCTGCTGTATGAATTGAACTTTAACGCCGGACTTGCCGGGCTGAGCCCCGAAGAATTTGCCCGCAACGTGATCTGTGACGGTCTGGGCCTGTGCCATATCATCGTCGGACCGGATTTCTGTTTTGGCAAAGGCAGGGCCGGCAATGCGCAGGATCTGGTGCGGTTCGGGCAGGACATGGGATTTGGCGTGACGATTTCGCCGCTGATCCAGCAGGGCGTTGCGCGCGTGTCATCCACGGCGATCCGTCAGGCGCTAAGCGATGCACGGCCACGCGACGCGGCAGCCATGCTGGGGCACTGGCATCGCATCGAAGGCCCCGTCATCAGCGGGGAACAGCGTGGGCGTGATCTGGGATATCCCACGGCCAATATGTCGATCGACGGGCTGCACCCGCCTGCATATGGCGTTTATGCGGTTCTGGTGGATGTTCTGGATGGCCCTCACAAGGGCGAATATAAAGGCGCGGCGTCCCTTGGCGTGCGCCCGATGTTCGGGGAAAACCGCGCCAATCTGGAAACGTTTCTGTTCGATTTCTCCGGTGATTTATATGGTGCACATCTTTCAGTCGCTCTGGTCGAATACCTGCGTGGCGAACAGAAATTCGATTCACTTGACGCGCTGACAGACCAGATGAAAGCGGACTGTGCCCGGGCGCGTAGCATTCTGGACGCCTTATGA
- a CDS encoding YcgN family cysteine cluster protein gives MKDPIERDGLARRFWEFKPLNRMTQPEWEALCDGCGKCCLNKLEDEDTGEVALTRVACRLFDDETCRCAQYDIRHQFVPECIVLKPDNLDTHAYWMPQTCAYRLLWEGKPLFDWHPLISGDPQTVHDAGVSAQDITVSEFETPEDEWEDYIIEEPT, from the coding sequence ATGAAAGACCCGATCGAACGCGACGGGCTGGCCAGGCGGTTCTGGGAGTTCAAACCCCTGAACCGGATGACACAGCCCGAATGGGAGGCGCTGTGTGACGGTTGCGGCAAATGCTGTCTCAACAAACTTGAAGACGAAGACACAGGCGAGGTTGCTCTGACGCGCGTCGCCTGCCGTTTGTTTGATGACGAGACATGCCGATGCGCGCAATATGATATCCGCCACCAGTTCGTGCCGGAATGCATTGTTCTGAAACCGGACAATCTGGATACGCACGCCTACTGGATGCCACAAACCTGCGCCTACAGACTATTGTGGGAGGGTAAACCGTTGTTTGACTGGCATCCCCTGATTTCGGGTGACCCCCAAACCGTTCATGATGCCGGCGTATCCGCGCAGGACATCACGGTCAGCGAGTTTGAAACCCCCGAAGACGAGTGGGAAGACTATATTATCGAGGAGCCGACCTGA